In Reichenbachiella agarivorans, one genomic interval encodes:
- a CDS encoding glycoside hydrolase family 36 protein encodes MSISNQLFTKLSDTSKRQDLTSLGATEYLEIDNRRLESFEVTERKVNETKELGGAKIYTISGINKETKISKTITITAYTLHPDLLTTQVTYINLSDRDIAIKAWINQAYTISSQREETPFWAFQGSSSSERADWIKPVTPGYYQKNYMGMNNSDYGGGIPLTDIWNPEIGITIGHAELNPKLISLPTEMKKYDNEVSVSIRQDFSYPQYLAAGDTLKTLETFVSIHSGDYYNGLTKYSKLMQAKGIQMPEPEPFAFEPIWCAWGYERNFTADEVVGTLPKVKELGIKWAVLDDGFQLAEGDWHVNQDKFSKGDSQMRELVDEIHAQGLKAKLWWAPLAADPGSDLLKENPDMRLYLSDWAPQYITWWDAYYLSPSHPQTIQHTQEIVNLFLNQWDFDGLKMDGQHMNAIAPDYNPKAGLEYPEQGSEKLPAFFKLIYEQAHTIKPHAVIENCPCGTCMSYFNMPYMNQSVSSDPTSSWQIRLKGKTYKALIPNTAYYGDHVELSDNGDDFASSFGVGAVLGTKFTWPKDNPDASGSYLLTKEKEVKWKKWFSLYDQKMLSREIYRGDLYDIAYDRPETHLIQKGDTLHYAFYSDSWDGKVELRGLSKGQYIVRDYVNHREIAEISDQTNKLNIQFKDFILLEVYPK; translated from the coding sequence ATGAGTATATCCAACCAATTATTCACAAAACTCTCCGACACCTCAAAACGACAAGACTTAACGTCACTTGGAGCGACCGAATACCTTGAAATAGATAATCGACGACTTGAGTCATTCGAAGTGACCGAAAGAAAAGTCAATGAAACAAAAGAATTAGGCGGTGCTAAAATTTATACCATTTCTGGAATCAATAAGGAGACTAAAATCTCCAAAACAATAACAATTACCGCATATACACTACATCCAGACCTACTCACTACTCAAGTGACCTATATCAATCTCTCAGATCGAGACATAGCTATCAAAGCTTGGATCAACCAAGCCTATACAATCTCATCACAACGTGAAGAAACTCCCTTTTGGGCATTCCAAGGATCATCGTCCAGCGAACGTGCAGATTGGATCAAACCAGTCACTCCAGGCTACTATCAAAAAAACTACATGGGAATGAACAACTCGGACTATGGTGGTGGAATCCCGTTGACTGACATTTGGAATCCTGAAATAGGTATTACCATTGGACACGCCGAACTAAACCCTAAGTTAATTTCTCTACCCACAGAGATGAAAAAATACGACAATGAAGTTTCAGTATCCATTCGACAAGATTTTTCATACCCACAATATTTGGCGGCTGGTGACACATTAAAGACTTTAGAGACATTTGTATCCATTCATTCGGGAGATTACTACAACGGATTGACCAAGTACTCCAAACTCATGCAAGCCAAAGGTATCCAAATGCCAGAGCCAGAACCTTTTGCATTTGAACCTATCTGGTGTGCTTGGGGCTATGAAAGGAACTTCACAGCAGACGAGGTAGTAGGTACCTTACCAAAAGTAAAAGAGCTCGGAATCAAATGGGCAGTTTTAGATGACGGTTTTCAACTAGCAGAAGGTGACTGGCATGTAAATCAAGATAAATTCAGCAAAGGAGATAGCCAAATGCGCGAATTGGTAGATGAAATTCATGCACAAGGACTAAAGGCCAAGCTTTGGTGGGCACCTCTAGCCGCAGACCCTGGCAGTGATTTACTCAAAGAGAATCCAGACATGAGACTATATCTTAGTGATTGGGCTCCTCAGTACATTACCTGGTGGGATGCATACTACCTCTCCCCTTCACACCCGCAAACAATCCAACACACCCAAGAAATCGTAAATTTATTCCTCAACCAATGGGATTTTGATGGACTAAAAATGGACGGTCAACACATGAATGCCATAGCACCAGATTACAATCCCAAAGCTGGGCTCGAATATCCTGAGCAAGGATCAGAAAAACTTCCAGCTTTTTTTAAATTAATCTACGAACAGGCACACACAATCAAACCCCACGCTGTAATCGAGAATTGCCCCTGTGGCACATGCATGTCGTACTTCAATATGCCTTATATGAATCAATCCGTTTCCTCTGACCCCACAAGTTCTTGGCAAATCCGACTAAAAGGCAAAACTTACAAAGCACTCATACCAAATACTGCATATTATGGCGACCATGTAGAACTGAGTGACAATGGAGACGATTTTGCTAGTTCATTTGGAGTTGGAGCTGTACTTGGTACCAAATTTACTTGGCCAAAAGACAACCCAGATGCCTCTGGCAGTTATCTATTGACAAAAGAGAAAGAGGTAAAATGGAAAAAATGGTTTTCTCTTTATGATCAAAAAATGTTATCCAGAGAGATCTATAGGGGTGATTTATATGATATTGCATATGACCGTCCAGAAACTCACCTCATACAAAAAGGAGATACCTTACATTATGCCTTTTACTCAGACTCTTGGGATGGAAAAGTAGAACTGAGAGGTTTATCCAAAGGACAATATATAGTCCGAGACTATGTCAATCATCGAGAGATTGCTGAGATTTCTGATCAAACCAACAAACTAAACATTCAGTTTAAAGATTTTATTTTATTAGAAGTTTATCCAAAATAA